The DNA region ACCGGCCCGACACTCCGGTGCCGATCTACATCGGCGGTTCGGGGCCCGCCGCGACGCGCCTGGCGGGTCGTATCGCAGACGGCTTCATCACCACGTCCGGCAAGGCGCCTTCTCTCTACACCGACACGCTGATGCCCGCCTTCGCCGACGGACTCGCCAAGGGCGCTCGGGTCGAAGGGTCCGTCGACACGCTCATCGAGATGAAGGTCTCGTTCGACACCGAGCACGCCCGTGCGCTGGCGGCCACGCAGCACTGGGCCGCACTCGCCCTGACGCCCGAAGAGAAGATGGGCGTCGAGGATCCGGTCGAAATGGAACGACTCGCGGATGCCCTGCCGATCGAGCGCGCCGCATCCCGCTGGATCGTGTCGGACGACCCCGACGAGCACGTCGAACGGATCGCGCGCTACGTCGATCTCGGCTTCCGGCACCTGGTCTTCCACGCGCCGGGCCCCGACCAGGCGGCGTTCCTCGAGCTCTACGGCGCCGAGATCCTTCCGCGGATCAGGGCTCAATTCGGCTGAGGACACGGAGGTAACGAACGCGGGCGGACGAAAGCGGTCGAGAAGCAAAACCGAATTCTATGTGGTTGACGGAAGAGAAATACCTGGTCAGAGGTACAACACTTTGCCCCTGGAGGGACTCGAACACGTTTTGAGCATTGTGCTCTGCGACGTTGAGCGGCAAATTCCGCGGAATTACGCGGCTGTTTGCGATCGTAGCGACATCGATCTACGTCTGAAAACAGCTATCCGCAAACAGAATGTGGGCAAAACGTGGGCAAGAATGGGCCGTTCTGCCGTGCATTCAGAGGCATTCGGCGAAGTCCGTCATTTTTCAACATCTGAGGGCAAATTCCGACACGGCGATTTTGAGCATATTGCTCAATGAAGAGATCAGATTCCCCGCGTGAAGTGCAGAGTGCTAAGCACAGCTGGACGGTCAATCTAGGGAGTCGGACATTCAGGGCGGGGTGGGCAGGAGGTTCCTGAACCTCAGCGAGGCCGCCGTCATCGAGAGGGCATGCTCATGCTGCGCCGCGTGTGCTACAGCGCGCTACACTGTATCCCATGGAGACCGTGACACATCGCGAGATGCGCAACCGCAGTGGCGAGATCCTGCGCAGGGTTGAGGCAGGCGAATCGGTGCTGGTCAGTAACAACGGCCACCTGGCTGCTCTGATCGTGCCCGTGGGAGGCGATCCGCTTGACGGGCTGATCGCACGAGGCGAGGCAAGGCCGGCCCGCACCGGTAGTGATGCGCTGGCAGACATCACGCGAGCGGTTTCGCCAGTGAGTACGCGGGAGCTGCTCGAAGACAGTCGAGGCCGCTGGTGACGGTGGCCTACCTGGACACCTCGGCCGCGATGAAACTGGTGATCGAGGAGACCGAGTCCGAAGCGCTCGTCGCCGCGCTCATTGATTCCTCTCGACGCCTGGCGGCGTCGTGGCTTCTGCACACCGAATTGCACTGTGCCGCGGGCCGGCATCCGGCGATCATCTCGATCGATGCGATCACGGCGGTGCTCGATGCGGTGAGTCTGGTCGACGTGACGCGCGGGGATCTGCTCGCTGCCGGCACTCATGCTCCGCTGCGTTCGAACGACGCGATACACCTTGCGACCGCATTGAGGATCGGTGCCGACGAGATCGTCACCTACGATGACGAGCTCGCCCGAGCCGCCGCGACGGCCGGGATCCGGGTGGTCGCCCCAGCGTGAGGGCGGGAGGGCCGCCCACGAAGTCCCGGCTCGCAATGTCGCATCCATCGGCAACGCGTGACGGTACGCCGTGCGCACGGCGCTCGTCATAGACCGATCGACGGACGGCCAGGCCGAGACGGTCCGTAGTGCGGGCGGCTCGGGTCGTTGTACGGGTCGACCGCCGGCGCCCTCCGCGGCTCCTGGATCCGCACTTCCGGCGCGAGACCCGCATCACGGGCGCGGGTCATGAGGCGGGTCGCGGTGCTCTGACTGATCTTGAGAGTGTCGGAGACGAGCTTGAGCGGGGGGTAGCTGATCGCCGTCGCGACGCGATAGACGGCGATCGCGGCGTACAGGGACTCCAAGGGTTCGCGCCCCTCCTCCGCCTGAACGCGGCTGAGAAACTCACGCACCGGAATGCGGTCGCGGCCGCCCTCACCCTCTCCGCTGACGCCGACCGTGACGACCTCGAGCGCCGATCTCGTCATGATCCAGTGCGTGCGCACCTCGCGGAGCATCTGGCTGGTGATGTCGACGCCTTCTCCTTCGCGCTCGAGAGCGGCGAACACGACGGCAGTGCGGCCGAGCGCCGCATCCCACTCCACGCGCACGGTGATCGTGCCGGGGACGTCCTGCTCCCCCGACACGCGCGCATGCCAGGACTTCGGAAGCGTCACGCGGCTGCCGAGATCGATTCGTTCGTCGCTGATGTCATATGCCTCGACGTCTGCCATAGAGGCCACTATTCCAGGTCGCCGGCGATTCGCGAAGAAGAGTGTCGATCTTGGCTCACATCTGTGCTAGCTTGCGACGAAGGGAGACTGACACTGCTGGCTCAAGGAAGGGAAGGGCTATGAACCACTCACCGGAGCACCTTGCTCTTACGATGAAGGATGCCGCCAAGCTCGTCGGCGTCGACTACCGCACGATCAAGCTCGGCATTGAGAACGGGACGATCCCCACGGTCCAGCTCGGTCCGCGCCGCATGATCCCCCGCGTCCCGCTGCTCCGCGCGTTCGGCGTCGATGCTTGAACAGCAGCAAACGGAGTGCATCAATGAACCGGTGGCCCGGTGGCGGCACCGACTGTCGACTCGGCTAGCGGGCGGACTTGTTCGCCGTGCGAGAGCGCGCACCGTATCTCATGCTGCTCGCGCTCGAGCTGCATCGGCAGCCTCGCCCGAGTGCAGTGCGAAGTCGTCTTGGATCTTCAGCAAGAGCGCGAGCGTCAGTCGGAGCAATTGCATGTACGCCTCCCGGTGAGCTTTTTCGTCGCG from Microbacterium sp. zg-B185 includes:
- a CDS encoding type II toxin-antitoxin system VapC family toxin, with the translated sequence MTVAYLDTSAAMKLVIEETESEALVAALIDSSRRLAASWLLHTELHCAAGRHPAIISIDAITAVLDAVSLVDVTRGDLLAAGTHAPLRSNDAIHLATALRIGADEIVTYDDELARAAATAGIRVVAPA
- a CDS encoding type II toxin-antitoxin system prevent-host-death family antitoxin: METVTHREMRNRSGEILRRVEAGESVLVSNNGHLAALIVPVGGDPLDGLIARGEARPARTGSDALADITRAVSPVSTRELLEDSRGRW
- a CDS encoding helix-turn-helix domain-containing protein; translation: MNHSPEHLALTMKDAAKLVGVDYRTIKLGIENGTIPTVQLGPRRMIPRVPLLRAFGVDA
- the fgd gene encoding glucose-6-phosphate dehydrogenase (coenzyme-F420), with protein sequence MTRPLTLGYKASAEQFGPRELLDFGVLAEQAGFDSVFVSDHFQPWKHTDGHAPAAIPWLAALGAKTERIVMGTSVLTPGFRYHPGVVAQSFATLGVMFPERVVLGVGSGESLNEAPLGFAWPEMKERFARLKEAVLLIQQLWSEDRVTHHGEHFTTESATIYDRPDTPVPIYIGGSGPAATRLAGRIADGFITTSGKAPSLYTDTLMPAFADGLAKGARVEGSVDTLIEMKVSFDTEHARALAATQHWAALALTPEEKMGVEDPVEMERLADALPIERAASRWIVSDDPDEHVERIARYVDLGFRHLVFHAPGPDQAAFLELYGAEILPRIRAQFG